One window from the genome of uncultured Tateyamaria sp. encodes:
- a CDS encoding sterol desaturase family protein, with product MMADLTYPDVVQLAVPFFIAAIAIELAWIVIKGRGGRYETRDAVTSLIMGAGNVASGILLGFIAWGFFMWLWTITPIDLGTSIWIVLLCFVLDDLRYYWVHRFGHRIRWVWASHVNHHSSQHYNLTTALRQTWTGSFTFMMVVRAPLILLGFHPAMVLFVGGLNLIYQFWIHTEAIGKLPRWVEAVMNTPSHHRVHHGRNARYLDANYAGVFIIWDRMFGTFVPELDSEKPDYGLVQNLGTFNPIRVAFHEWVGIWKDITQKGLTLKDRVLYAVAPPGWSHDGSRDTSEQIKAKHLVRTPEDKGTAGFT from the coding sequence ATGATGGCTGACCTCACCTACCCCGACGTCGTGCAACTCGCCGTCCCCTTCTTCATCGCCGCGATCGCCATCGAACTCGCCTGGATCGTGATCAAGGGGCGCGGCGGGCGGTATGAAACCCGCGACGCCGTCACCTCGCTGATCATGGGCGCGGGCAATGTCGCCTCCGGCATCCTCTTGGGGTTCATCGCCTGGGGCTTTTTCATGTGGCTCTGGACCATCACTCCGATTGATCTGGGCACAAGCATCTGGATTGTTCTGCTCTGCTTTGTGCTCGATGACCTGCGCTACTACTGGGTGCACCGGTTCGGGCACCGCATCCGCTGGGTCTGGGCCAGCCACGTGAACCACCACTCGTCCCAGCACTACAACCTGACCACGGCACTGCGACAGACCTGGACCGGCTCCTTCACCTTCATGATGGTGGTGCGGGCACCTCTGATCCTGCTGGGCTTTCACCCGGCCATGGTGCTGTTCGTCGGTGGCCTGAACCTGATCTACCAGTTCTGGATCCACACCGAAGCCATCGGCAAGCTGCCCCGCTGGGTCGAGGCTGTGATGAACACCCCCAGCCATCACCGCGTGCACCACGGGCGAAACGCGCGGTACCTGGATGCCAACTACGCCGGCGTGTTCATCATCTGGGACAGGATGTTCGGCACCTTCGTGCCCGAACTCGACAGCGAAAAACCGGATTACGGGCTGGTTCAGAACCTGGGCACCTTCAACCCGATCCGCGTGGCGTTCCATGAATGGGTCGGCATCTGGAAGGACATCACGCAAAAAGGCCTGACTCTCAAGGACCGGGTGCTTTACGCCGTGGCCCCACCGGGTTGGAGCCATGACGGCTCACGCGATACGTCCGAACAGATCAAGGCCAAACACCTCGTCCGCACGCCCGAGGACAAAGGCACCGCCGGGTTCACTTGA